Genomic DNA from Scylla paramamosain isolate STU-SP2022 chromosome 12, ASM3559412v1, whole genome shotgun sequence:
ttgaattctttcaagaggaaaaTCTCAAAAAACTTCACTAATTTTGGTTAATTCTTTTGGCTCTTATACTtaggggactggcacctcagtcggacttcttttttcatctatattttgttgcccttggccagcatcCCTCTTATATTTGGAAAAAGCTTGACTTCATGAGGTCTTACAAGTACACTGGCAAggaacatcaccatcacatccATATCCTTTTACTGCTCTTCCTTTAAACTtgtcacctttttcttcttatcaagATTTGCATCATCCAGCTTGTTGAGGTCCTGCTCTGGGTCAACTGAATACTCCTGCCCGACTATGGTTGTTGCCTCCTCCAGATTTCGGCCACGCTCCACCTCCTGAAGGATGCGCAACATCTTCTCTATTCTGACATCTGGAACCTGAAAGCAAGATAAATAACAAGAGAATGAACAAATATATTTCAAATATAATATGGGTGCAAAGCAATGGCGCAGTGATATAATTTCTAGCAACATATGGATAAGACTGACAATCACATTTTTCATCtataaggacaagaaaaagaatgcTTAAGCTCGACACACCAAAAGTCTTCTAATTTCCATAAGCTACATATGCATGCATATACATTTTAAACAATACATATGATTGCTTCTTCTGattactttctcctttcttgtgaAAACAGCAACACAATCAGTGCTATATTACTAGTAACACACCAAAGCAAACAGATTCAATTAGTGACATCAGGATCCTATTTCCTATAAAGAAGTAGATAAGATGCCTGAAATGTATAAGTAAAAATTCAGATATGGCAAAAAATATCACCATTTGGTACTTTAAAACAAATTGCAAAAATATATAAGCAGACATTTAAAATGTCTTTATCCATATGAAGAATTTTTAACGGCACAAACTTACTTCATCTAAAAATGGTTGATgtctgtctttcatctctttcaagACATTTTCAACTGAGCCAAACTTGTTGAGAAACCTGATGGGCATCACTCGATAGCGCTCCTTCCCGGCAGCACTGCGGTACACCAGCGTGAGGCCTGGGGGATGCGTGCGCACTCCCAGCTTGAGTGGTTCCATGGCTGACGGGTAGAGGTGTCAATCCAGGAATGGATATGATAGGCTTCATTTCAAGATAAGCAAAATAAGAGACCACAAGAAGGCAATCTATATGTAACATGCAGATAGATACTGATATAAAATTTAGGGAAGTCACATATTATACATAAGTAGATGTTAGGGTAGGTAGTTCACCTGAAAAGGCAGGCACTGCCCAGGGATCAAACCCGGAACCTTCCACTCACTGGGCAGACATGCTACCCGTTACACCACAGTCGTTTCTTGGTGACAATCCTCACAATAGACTAACATATACTCTATATCAAACTATACTAGGTATTATCACACCAACAAGAAGTTTCATTTAGCACTTCACACATAGCAAACACATTCACAAGGGAATTGATAGTGATGTTTGTCAAATTCTACCTGgacgaggggaagaagggatTGAAAACATTTCAGAAGTAGAATTATttctgagaagaggaagattgaaAATTGTGGCAGAGACCTTAGACTTAGAGCAGGTTGGTTTGTGGAGTGGTGGCCAAGGAAATATTTTATACCCACAGCAAGCCATCATATGcagccttccttcttcctgctttACTGACTCAAGCAGAGGCTAAGCTGCACTGTTATTATAGGGATCCTTGATTTGAAGGGCCCAAAAAGGTTAGATTAGCCCACACAGAGTTCAGTCAGgcttagattgggttaggttaggtgacttGGTTACAATTCTGGTGAAAGGACCTGTTCCTTTCAGGCTAATTCTGGTGTATTTTCATATAAGTCTTTTTAAGTGGAAAATGCAAAATTGTGATctggtaaaataaataaataaataaataaaaaataaataaagataaataaatatataaataaataaacatataaatgtatatataaataaatatcgtATTTTGTCCTCAAAAAGAttatgcctaaaaaaaaaataataatataaataaataaataaataaaatttaaaagttGCAGAATTGCAGCATAATTACTGTTTCTCAATCCTCCACTGTCAGTcatgaaaacatgaaaacatatTTGGCACTAGATTTAAGTTTGGCATCCCCTTGACTGTTCAGCCATTAGGATATTACTAACAGGTATTTCAAGAGAGGAATAACTATGTAATGTGTATAGGTCTGTGCACAGTACCTCCAGCTCCCACACTTGGGTTTCATGCAATCACCTGAACTGTTTGACTGTAGAGCTCCTCCTGCCCCAGTCTTCTAACTGTTTATGTCCAACAAATCAAGTTATATCAAGAAGCCACAAACATTTAAAGTTAATGAAGATTGAAAAATGAGGTGAATGATTATTTTGGGAGGGCTCCAGCCTTTTTAAATGGCCATCTTAAAGCACTCACTGTTACTAGCTGTGATAAGAGACAAGCtagattttactgtaatttcaACCAATACAACACACATAATAACAGGTAATTATTTCTAAGTTCTGAATATCACTATTTGGAATAACTCTAATCCCactgagacagaaaaaaatggaaaattaatttattattaaaaCTGCAAATTTACTCTTAGACAAGTCCACTCTCTTATCACTCACCATCTGTCAATCAAAAGATCCCTGGAACTTCAGAACCAACAACACAGTAACTGACCAGTGAAAGATGCAGCACAAAACCATCAGAGAGCCAACAAAACTTCTGGAGACAAAGACAATTTCAGAACCAAGGAAAAGTCACACTATAACACTACAATATTAAGAAACTATAGAAATAACCTTACTCTACTGATTTAGAGAATGACTATTCGTTTCTGggcctaaatatttttttttttctgaatcttGAGCCACATAATGAAGGGATCAGCAGTGAAATTAagaactgaattaatctaaatCTTAATGATATTATTTTAGATTTACACCACCATACACCATAACATTGGAAATGTGATTTTTGCATGCCTAactggtgtctaagaaactttaTCTCTCTGAGTTTCTGTGGGAAATCCATAGTTTTCAAAAATAAGCACTGGCACTTCCACCAAAAATTCCCTAGACCTAATCctgtaggataggttaggttgttaaATTAGTATCCATGAAGGGAGGTTCAGGGTGGTGCAGTtccctggttaggttagattagtatccTGGGGAGAAGGGTGGGGGGCAGGAATGGGGGATGCAGCCCTCTGGCTAGGTTAAGGGGATTAAGGTGTAAATCTAAAAGTTTACCAACTTAACTAACTAAACCTATCCTTACCTTGGTTGTTGTGTAGTTTAACACAATACACCCATAGCATTTACTATCATGCTCAAGTTGTACATCAAATCATTTGGAGTATTTTGTAATGGTTACATCATGTGGTGCAAATAACAACTCTCAAACAAATTTTCAAAATTTATCTCGATTTTCTGgctctcatccttcctcttgACCCTGGACTGGCTCAATCGATACTGCTTATGTGTTAGTATGTTGATATGCAGGTACTGTGATCACATTATGTTGCCACAGTAACTAGTCCTGTGGCAGGTATTTTATTCACAATTGTATTATTGACATATTTTTGTTGCACTGAAAACAAATTAACTGTCATATTAATATGTAATCAAATAAAGTTTTATGCATGACACATTTGTACCACACAAAATGCCACCATTTCAAATGGCCGGTGTAGTTTGGAATTAGTCTGTGTGTAGTCCTTTGCAAGAGTATGAAAGACAGCAGGGGAGCTGCCATTTCATTTctaccttcatcatcatcaaacaAGTGTACAGATTGGAAATTGGGTCTACTCAACTTTTTCCTGGGCTACAGTGGGAAATCCAGGGATCTGTAAATCTTGATTTTGTGAGAATTTTCAAGTCATTCTTGTTAGTGTGGTGTGCTGGTCAGACTAGCATCCATAAGGGGGAGCAGTCCAGGGGGGGGGCAAATCCtccaggttagtttaggttaggttaggtaatgttaggttaggttaatgaccTTAAGGTAATGTGACCAGATTTTCTGGAGTTTAAAAGTGGgacattataatatatatatatatatatatatatatatatatatatatatatatatatatatatatatatatatatatatatatatatatatatatatatatatatatatatatatatatatatatatatatatatatatatatatatatatatatatatatatatatatattatttatttatttattacacacacaaacacacacacacacacacacctctgagTGCCCTGTGTGAATTGAGTGTAATGACTTCTGCTTGCTTGTAGTATGTATTTGAAGcgagttagaaaaaaataaaacttaaacgACTTTATATGATTTTTTGATACAGTCACTGCATAACATGTACAGCAAGTACATAACTTATTGGAATCAACGGCCAGGACAACCACCTGCCTCAcctatcacctctctctctctctctacacacacacacacacacacacacacacacacacacacacacacacacacacatgcatgagTACTCTACAAAGTTAATAAACAACTAATAAAATAGTAAAGTTTGGCAAGATTATACAAAGTTCATAAAGAGATAATATAAAAAGTCTG
This window encodes:
- the LOC135105738 gene encoding centrosomal protein of 19 kDa-like translates to MEPLKLGVRTHPPGLTLVYRSAAGKERYRVMPIRFLNKFGSVENVLKEMKDRHQPFLDEVPDVRIEKMLRILQEVERGRNLEEATTIVGQEYSVDPEQDLNKLDDANLDKKKKVMNTSFEKNCVRPGDPDYEYDKQVDFGSGAKVEAGWDSPDEDFWS